The Marinilabiliales bacterium nucleotide sequence AACATCTGACAGGTTTACCACATTATGCTGTGTGATGGCAACTACCGATTCGGTTACGCACAGGATATCTCCGTCATTTATTATCTCAGGGTTTTTGGCTATGGTTCTACTGATGACCCCGGCAAGGTCATCTTCAGCAGTTATTATTCCTGTTTTTACTCCGAATGCTATTACTCCCAAATCTTTTTCCGGCAACGTCATAAGTCTGATTGTTCATAGGGACTGCTCATCAGTGGCTCAATCCCGGTTTCAAATAAAATATCGCTGCAAAGTAAAGAAAACAGATCAAAAATTACCCTTACAATGCAAAATACTGATTCATGCGTATGGCAAATCGGGCCGGATTTTATTGTGCTGTGAAAATATGCTCATCTTAATCTATGAATTAATCCGCGACAGGTTTTACCCTGGCCACAAGAATGCCAGGTATCCTGCTGCTGTCAGCGAGATATTCCGACAATGGCACCGTTGTAATTTCTACCTCCTGCGATCTGGATGATGCATGAAGAAAGTGAAGTCTTTCATCCACAAAAATTGCAAGTCCGGTATGCGAAACATCAAGCCCCTCTATATCTGAAACAAAGGCTATAATATCACCATCATTGATCAGTGGAGCAATATCATCAATCTGGTCCCTGGAAATATACCTCATATCGTAAGCAGAGATCCACTTCTCAATTCCAGCCATCACATATACCAGTGAGGCATCCTCCTCCAGTTGCCTGTATGAACCGGGGTTGGCAGTCATAAAGCCCACTTTGGTATCAAGTTTCCTGTTGCCGGCCTCATCGCTTATAATATCAATGTAGCCCTTCCTTTCATTGTCCTTCAGCCATTCAGTGAAATAATGGAGCCGTGAGGGATAGCCATCTATCATCCCGCCGCGGTACCGGAGTTCGGCGAGTTGCCGGGCGAAGCAGCCGAATCCATGCCGATCGCCGGCCGGACCCTGCCGGTCACCCACTGAATTCTGCTGATCGCCGGCTGAACCCTGTTGTTCACCTGCTGAACCCTGCCGGTCACCTGCTGAACCCTGCCGGTCACCTGCTGAACAGAGCGCCATGGCAGTTACGTATTCAACAAGTGTTGTACAATCCACTCCCAGCAAGTTGATAACCAGGTGCTCGTCGCCTTCGACCTCAAGAGTTGACGCAACATAGGGTGTGCCGAGAAACATCTTTCCCGCCAGCACCATCCGCCGGCCGATATCCCAATCGGGGCCAGCCTCCTCCAGCAACTGCTTCATCACCTTGTCATAGAAGAGTGTATCACCCTCCGTGGCAGTAACATTCATGGCGCCGACGATCAAATCATCCTGATGTTCAGGATGCCTTCGTTCCTGGCAAGAAACCAGCAGTATCAAAGCCATTATGATCATGTTCCGGTTCATAAATTCATGTTTTTTGTTATCCCGGTATCATCGTTTCTTCCCATAACGCTCCGATCTCCCCGCACCTGCCGGATCATGCCGGGCTATCAGCGGAACAAACCGGTTAGGATATGGATCCGGGCGTTAGCGTTAATATAATTTTCATTACGGGCAGATTTTTTTATTACTTTTAACCGGATATTGCAGTCAATTTAGTCAAAAATCGCGAACCCTGTCTTTACCTCCAGCTGTAAAATTAACTTAAGAAAAAGGAAATACAATAATGGACAAGGATACTTTCAGGAAATACGGGCATGAGATAGTCGACTGGATAGCCGATTATTTTGAGAATGTCAGGCATTACCCGGTAAGGTCCGAAGCCGGACCGGGGGATATCATCTCGAAACTGCCCAAGGA carries:
- a CDS encoding DUF1460 domain-containing protein, with translation MNRNMIIMALILLVSCQERRHPEHQDDLIVGAMNVTATEGDTLFYDKVMKQLLEEAGPDWDIGRRMVLAGKMFLGTPYVASTLEVEGDEHLVINLLGVDCTTLVEYVTAMALCSAGDRQGSAGDRQGSAGEQQGSAGDQQNSVGDRQGPAGDRHGFGCFARQLAELRYRGGMIDGYPSRLHYFTEWLKDNERKGYIDIISDEAGNRKLDTKVGFMTANPGSYRQLEEDASLVYVMAGIEKWISAYDMRYISRDQIDDIAPLINDGDIIAFVSDIEGLDVSHTGLAIFVDERLHFLHASSRSQEVEITTVPLSEYLADSSRIPGILVARVKPVAD